From Kineosporia succinea, the proteins below share one genomic window:
- a CDS encoding PD-(D/E)XK nuclease-like domain-containing protein, whose amino-acid sequence MTETLEPGLHDIPEAEYHADPVPGGSASSSTLRKMLAPSAPAVVQWERENDTWKPQYDFGSVAHKLLLGRGAEVHIVNREVWNTNEVKAEVKAAREAGLIPIKASDYRRAQEVEKAVRRHPIAHALLEPGSGMPERTIIWRDAETGQWCRAMLDWLSLLPGQQPVIVDVKTTGSGIDRRSITNTIAKFGYHQQDAFYRTAVESLGYDRPWFFFVFITSTPPHQVAVVSLDDISVVAGHEKNRTALALWAECRRTGEWPGVSTDLETITLPNWAITEAYA is encoded by the coding sequence GTGACCGAGACGCTCGAGCCCGGCCTCCACGACATCCCCGAGGCCGAGTACCACGCCGACCCTGTGCCCGGCGGCAGCGCCTCGAGCAGCACGCTGCGAAAGATGCTGGCGCCCTCTGCGCCCGCGGTCGTGCAGTGGGAACGCGAAAACGACACGTGGAAGCCGCAATACGACTTCGGGAGCGTCGCACACAAGCTGCTGCTCGGCCGTGGCGCCGAGGTGCACATCGTCAACCGCGAGGTGTGGAACACCAACGAGGTCAAGGCCGAGGTCAAGGCGGCCCGAGAGGCCGGCCTGATCCCGATCAAGGCGTCCGACTACCGCCGCGCGCAGGAAGTCGAGAAGGCCGTACGCAGACACCCGATCGCGCACGCTCTGCTCGAGCCCGGAAGCGGGATGCCTGAGCGCACGATCATCTGGCGCGACGCTGAGACCGGGCAGTGGTGCCGGGCCATGCTCGACTGGCTGTCCCTGCTGCCCGGTCAGCAGCCCGTGATCGTCGACGTGAAGACGACCGGGTCGGGTATCGACCGGCGCTCGATCACGAACACGATCGCGAAGTTCGGCTACCACCAGCAGGACGCGTTTTACCGGACGGCCGTCGAGTCACTCGGCTACGACCGCCCCTGGTTCTTCTTCGTGTTCATCACCTCGACCCCACCTCACCAGGTGGCCGTGGTCAGCCTCGACGACATCTCCGTCGTGGCCGGCCACGAGAAGAACCGGACCGCTCTTGCCCTCTGGGCTGAGTGCCGCCGCACCGGCGAATGGCCCGGTGTGTCAACGGATCTGGAAACCATCACCCTGCCCAACTGGGCTATCACGGAGGCATACGCGTGA
- a CDS encoding helix-turn-helix domain-containing protein, which translates to MQISQTTANIRAEMSRAGRRQIDIAEHLGMSQGQISTRLNDQTAWRVHEVQSIAAYLGISVKTLINDDGPATVTTEAVAAVTP; encoded by the coding sequence ATGCAGATATCGCAGACCACCGCGAACATCCGGGCGGAGATGAGCCGGGCAGGACGCCGGCAGATCGACATCGCCGAACACCTCGGCATGAGCCAGGGCCAGATCAGCACCCGGCTGAACGACCAGACCGCGTGGCGCGTCCACGAGGTGCAGAGCATCGCCGCGTACCTGGGGATCTCCGTCAAGACCCTGATCAACGACGACGGCCCCGCAACCGTCACCACCGAGGCGGTCGCGGCGGTGACGCCGTGA
- a CDS encoding helix-turn-helix domain-containing protein translates to MTAITELYGSDSPVERVAAEVRGHAAKRGLRQVDLASALGLTQGQISMRLRGKTPFTLVEIYSLAEVFMVSPAELLPPMPMPNGARMQNSPVRAADADPTGQMLPPLDLNQQPCD, encoded by the coding sequence ATGACCGCTATCACGGAGCTCTACGGGAGCGACTCGCCAGTCGAGCGGGTCGCTGCCGAGGTGCGCGGCCACGCTGCAAAGCGGGGGCTGCGACAGGTCGATCTTGCTTCAGCCCTCGGGCTGACCCAGGGTCAGATCAGCATGCGTCTTCGGGGGAAGACGCCTTTCACGCTCGTCGAGATCTACTCGCTCGCCGAGGTCTTCATGGTGTCGCCGGCCGAGCTGCTGCCGCCGATGCCGATGCCCAACGGGGCCCGGATGCAGAACAGCCCGGTGCGGGCCGCTGATGCGGACCCGACCGGGCAGATGCTCCCCCCGCTGGACTTGAACCAGCAACCCTGCGATTAA
- a CDS encoding NAD(P)-dependent oxidoreductase, protein MTERTALRVGVVGLGTMGAPMARHLIAAGHEVTVWNRTRSKEEPLAALGARRADSPAAAAEGADAVLTCVSDDPDLRAVVLGENGVAQMLPSGAVLVDCSTASPSLARELAWDLAESGRMFVDAPVSGGSEGAEKGTLTVFLGGSADAVARAMPVVQTFGARITHLGEAGAGQAAKAVNQVVLAGTYAGVAEGVVLAERFGLPFEQLLPALSAGSADSWVLRQRAGNMVKGSYPLGFRTSLHLKDVRIALREAAVLDLPLEVAQLVATIEEKLIAAGFGDEDVSNVARHTRSEDA, encoded by the coding sequence ATGACGGAACGTACTGCGCTCAGGGTCGGGGTCGTCGGGCTCGGGACGATGGGGGCGCCGATGGCCCGGCACCTGATCGCTGCGGGGCACGAGGTGACGGTGTGGAACCGCACCCGGTCCAAGGAGGAACCGCTCGCGGCCCTCGGTGCCCGTCGGGCCGACTCGCCGGCGGCGGCCGCGGAGGGGGCGGACGCGGTGCTCACCTGTGTCTCCGACGACCCCGACCTGCGCGCGGTGGTGCTGGGCGAGAACGGCGTCGCACAGATGCTGCCGTCCGGCGCGGTGCTGGTCGACTGCTCCACGGCGTCCCCGTCGCTGGCCCGCGAGCTGGCCTGGGACCTCGCCGAGAGCGGCCGGATGTTCGTGGACGCCCCGGTCTCCGGGGGGTCCGAGGGCGCCGAGAAGGGCACGCTGACGGTCTTCCTCGGGGGATCGGCGGACGCCGTGGCCCGGGCGATGCCCGTGGTGCAGACGTTCGGGGCGCGCATCACGCACCTCGGCGAGGCCGGCGCCGGACAGGCGGCCAAGGCCGTGAACCAGGTGGTGCTCGCGGGTACCTACGCCGGGGTGGCCGAGGGCGTGGTACTGGCCGAGAGGTTCGGCCTGCCGTTCGAGCAGCTGCTGCCGGCGCTGAGTGCGGGCTCGGCCGACTCGTGGGTGCTGCGCCAGCGGGCGGGCAACATGGTCAAGGGCTCCTACCCCCTCGGTTTCCGCACGTCGCTGCACCTCAAGGACGTGCGCATCGCCCTGCGCGAGGCCGCCGTCCTCGATCTTCCGCTGGAGGTCGCGCAGCTGGTCGCGACGATCGAGGAGAAGCTCATCGCGGCCGGCTTCGGTGACGAGGACGTGAGCAACGTGGCCCGGCACACCCGTTCGGAGGACGCCTGA
- a CDS encoding AMP-binding protein produces MSAQTVLTERRVDPLTSTDIETGSVARLRHVITTQPGALAVHDAELRLTYGDLGLRLAAVRRQVRAAAAGSPSDRPIALLYSHGAAAVAALWGVITSGHPVLVLDPRTPAARLRAFAERVDVHLCLTDQANAATAAELVEQVVVDASAEICGTEADLEDLWATAPAPTDAAAYAFTSGSTGRPKVVVNDHRMLVRDAWANARATDCYGADDVVGHTLPMAFHAGLMATCAGVLVGTTMAMYDIRTLGIDGLPAWIDANQVTIVQASPAILRNFVGIAPAPEQLRRLTSVTIAGEAAYGPDIEAARALLPPGCVIRNRYGSSETSLLTEYQVDDAHPPLDGLLPVGRPIPDVELTLVDEAGIPVPAGGSGTVTLTGRNFAIGYLGDAAATDAVFTPAGDGLRTYRSSDVGTLGTDGALRLLGRRDHSVKIRGYLVEPGEVDAALSALDDVRESLTIGAEKSGDSGGKRLVSYIVSTAERPAAAPVRQQLAEVLPSYMVPESIVFLEALPRTDRGKLDRAGLPQPPTVTAGATKEELTEWQSVVHALWCSVLALPEISLADDFFELGGDSLAAESLMTRMQTDLGVAAAEAQTTVLVQAPTLGEFAERVTRKVDAANQTLIPLRPTGSRPPLFLMTGGGGLGVTLVPLMRRLPDDQPVFALQAFGLEARGIPDWSVEASARRHIKALRQIQPYGPYFIGGHSFGGVVAVEVAHQLRDAGHEVGLLVVLDSFPPDRKSHAGSEGSLVQRLKTAAGVATTGLRGTPGDDQYWRFWRQSNYLHRLYKGKPYDGETLVIVAADSDEKEERRAWAPFLTGTWRLTHVPGDHLSILRDPYAGRTAELIREALEPAQEKQYDTTRRPKDETRPRLFRRGKAWPDQY; encoded by the coding sequence ATGAGCGCGCAGACCGTGCTGACGGAGCGCCGGGTCGATCCGTTGACCTCGACGGATATCGAGACGGGCAGCGTCGCTCGGCTACGCCACGTGATCACCACCCAGCCCGGGGCCCTCGCTGTTCACGACGCCGAGCTCCGCCTCACCTACGGCGACCTGGGCCTTCGGCTGGCCGCCGTGCGCCGCCAGGTGCGGGCCGCCGCGGCCGGTTCACCGTCCGACCGGCCGATCGCGCTGCTGTACTCGCACGGCGCCGCCGCTGTCGCCGCCCTCTGGGGCGTCATCACCTCCGGGCACCCGGTGCTGGTGCTCGACCCGCGCACCCCCGCGGCCCGGCTGCGGGCGTTCGCCGAACGCGTCGATGTGCACCTGTGCCTCACCGATCAGGCCAACGCGGCCACCGCGGCCGAGCTGGTCGAGCAGGTCGTCGTCGATGCCTCGGCCGAGATCTGCGGAACTGAGGCCGATCTCGAAGATCTCTGGGCGACCGCCCCGGCCCCGACCGACGCGGCGGCCTACGCCTTCACGTCCGGTTCCACCGGGCGTCCCAAGGTCGTCGTCAACGATCACCGCATGCTGGTGCGCGATGCCTGGGCCAACGCCCGCGCCACCGACTGTTACGGCGCCGACGACGTGGTCGGCCACACCCTGCCGATGGCCTTCCACGCCGGCCTGATGGCCACCTGCGCGGGTGTGCTGGTCGGCACCACGATGGCGATGTACGACATCCGCACCCTCGGCATCGACGGCCTGCCCGCCTGGATCGATGCCAACCAGGTCACGATCGTGCAGGCCAGCCCGGCCATCCTGCGCAACTTCGTGGGCATCGCCCCCGCCCCGGAGCAGCTGCGGCGCCTCACCAGCGTCACCATCGCCGGCGAGGCCGCCTACGGCCCGGACATCGAGGCCGCCCGGGCCCTGCTGCCCCCCGGCTGCGTGATCCGCAACCGTTACGGCTCGTCCGAGACCAGCCTGCTCACCGAGTACCAGGTCGACGACGCACACCCCCCGCTCGACGGGCTGCTGCCGGTCGGCCGGCCCATCCCCGATGTCGAGCTCACCCTGGTCGACGAGGCCGGGATCCCGGTTCCCGCAGGCGGTTCCGGCACGGTGACGCTGACCGGCCGCAACTTCGCGATCGGCTACCTGGGCGACGCGGCGGCCACCGACGCGGTGTTCACGCCGGCGGGTGACGGGCTGCGCACCTACCGCTCCAGCGACGTCGGCACCCTCGGCACCGACGGCGCCCTGCGTCTGCTCGGCCGTCGTGACCACAGCGTGAAGATCCGCGGCTACCTGGTCGAGCCCGGCGAGGTCGACGCGGCCCTGTCGGCGCTCGACGACGTGCGCGAGTCGCTCACGATCGGCGCCGAGAAGTCCGGGGACAGCGGCGGCAAGCGCCTGGTCTCGTACATCGTCTCCACCGCCGAACGGCCCGCCGCGGCCCCGGTGCGGCAGCAGCTCGCCGAGGTGCTGCCCTCGTACATGGTGCCCGAGAGCATCGTCTTCCTGGAGGCCCTGCCCCGCACCGACCGGGGCAAGCTCGACCGGGCCGGGCTGCCGCAGCCGCCCACGGTCACCGCCGGGGCCACCAAGGAAGAGCTGACCGAGTGGCAGAGCGTCGTGCACGCGCTCTGGTGCAGCGTGCTCGCCCTGCCCGAGATCAGCCTGGCCGACGACTTCTTCGAGCTCGGCGGCGACTCGCTGGCGGCCGAGAGCCTGATGACGCGGATGCAGACCGATCTGGGCGTGGCGGCGGCCGAGGCACAGACCACGGTGCTGGTGCAGGCGCCCACGCTGGGCGAGTTCGCCGAGCGCGTCACCCGCAAGGTCGACGCGGCCAACCAGACGCTGATCCCGTTGCGTCCCACCGGTTCCCGTCCCCCGCTGTTCCTGATGACGGGTGGCGGCGGCCTCGGTGTGACGCTGGTGCCGCTGATGCGCCGGTTGCCCGACGATCAGCCGGTGTTCGCGCTGCAGGCCTTCGGCCTGGAGGCTCGCGGCATCCCGGACTGGAGCGTCGAGGCCTCGGCGCGGCGTCACATCAAGGCACTGCGCCAGATTCAGCCCTACGGGCCGTATTTCATCGGCGGCCATTCGTTCGGCGGGGTCGTGGCGGTGGAGGTCGCGCACCAGCTGCGCGACGCCGGGCACGAGGTGGGCCTGCTGGTGGTGCTCGACTCGTTCCCGCCCGACCGCAAATCCCATGCGGGATCGGAGGGTTCGCTGGTGCAGCGGCTGAAGACCGCCGCCGGCGTGGCCACCACCGGCCTGCGCGGCACGCCCGGCGACGACCAGTACTGGCGCTTCTGGCGGCAGAGCAACTACCTGCACCGGCTCTACAAGGGCAAGCCCTACGACGGCGAGACCCTGGTGATCGTGGCGGCCGACAGCGACGAGAAGGAGGAGCGCCGCGCCTGGGCCCCCTTCCTGACCGGCACCTGGCGACTCACCCACGTGCCCGGCGACCACCTGTCGATCCTGCGTGACCCCTACGCCGGCCGCACCGCCGAGCTCATCCGGGAGGCACTGGAACCGGCGCAGGAGAAGCAGTACGACACCACCCGCCGCCCCAAGGACGAGACCCGGCCGCGTCTGTTCCGGCGCGGCAAGGCCTGGCCCGACCAGTACTGA
- a CDS encoding sugar phosphate isomerase/epimerase family protein: MIQTPGPWTTLRSAPMRPTPQDLHLSAMTLRYCSFSDRVLAAAAAGFSGIGLGAVDYLDARRSEFSEEQLADYVARHGLRVVELEFLTDWWREADVRGVRLEEDLLFYLADLLAVPQINVGLFADVPIDVQRQQFRRLCSRAADHNVRIALEFMPYSSLRTLQEARELVSWVETGNAGLMLDAWHWHRSGGTTDELRDLSASEVFAVQLCDAAEVPDTDLRREGRHGRLLPGAGVVDLSGFLGALAQAGVDVPLAVEVLSDELDARHPVDAARAAAQSVVPLVASDVAVA; this comes from the coding sequence ATGATCCAGACTCCGGGCCCGTGGACAACTCTCCGTAGTGCCCCGATGCGGCCGACACCGCAAGACCTGCACCTGTCGGCCATGACCCTGCGCTATTGCTCCTTCTCCGACCGGGTGCTCGCGGCGGCCGCCGCCGGGTTCAGCGGCATCGGGCTCGGCGCGGTCGACTACCTCGACGCCCGGCGCTCGGAGTTCTCCGAGGAGCAGCTCGCCGACTACGTGGCCCGGCACGGGCTGCGCGTGGTCGAGCTGGAGTTCCTCACCGACTGGTGGCGTGAGGCCGACGTGCGGGGGGTGCGGCTGGAGGAGGACCTGCTCTTCTACCTGGCCGACCTGCTGGCCGTGCCGCAGATCAATGTCGGCCTGTTCGCCGACGTGCCGATCGACGTGCAGCGCCAGCAGTTCCGGCGGCTCTGCAGCCGGGCCGCCGACCACAACGTCCGGATTGCCCTCGAGTTCATGCCCTACAGCAGTCTGCGCACCCTGCAGGAGGCGCGTGAGCTGGTCTCCTGGGTGGAGACGGGTAACGCTGGCCTGATGCTCGACGCCTGGCACTGGCACCGCTCGGGCGGCACGACCGACGAGCTGCGCGACCTCAGCGCCTCCGAGGTGTTCGCCGTGCAGCTGTGCGACGCCGCCGAGGTGCCCGACACCGACCTGCGCCGCGAGGGCCGTCACGGCCGTCTGCTGCCCGGCGCCGGGGTCGTCGACCTGAGCGGGTTCCTCGGGGCGCTGGCCCAGGCCGGGGTGGACGTGCCGCTCGCCGTGGAGGTGCTGTCCGACGAGCTGGACGCGCGGCACCCGGTCGACGCGGCGCGCGCGGCGGCTCAGTCGGTGGTGCCGTTGGTGGCTTCGGACGTCGCGGTCGCCTGA
- a CDS encoding glutathionylspermidine synthase family protein has product MIRLPQTPRPDAYRLVEEEGLAYARDRNDGGDDLPYWFEGAAYRFTEPQMDELERVTNELHQMAMHATRVMCHDHETLRRLGIPEYAWPHLRKSVENDWTLYGRFDLLWDGTGDPKMLEYNADTPAALVETAVSQWSWLESVHPDRDQWNMLHERLVHTWRKRLRDNEFVHLVAGVSEPLEDWNTIAYVADTVREAGGRAVTLPIDQLGVRKGDKGFYGLENDPVGTCFAMYPWEWMLAEDFGRRALESDVTWLEPVYKVLTGSKAVLATLWQLYEGHPNLLPAFWSPDDRLGREYVVKPVHGWEGAGVKVVRDGRVVAGVPEKHTAGQTAIYQRYQEVPRIGDNLPVLGTWVIGGHAAGLGIRETDAGHLITDTQARFVPHFIDAPRSAQAQVDAWVSES; this is encoded by the coding sequence ATGATCCGCCTTCCGCAGACCCCCCGCCCCGACGCCTACCGTCTCGTCGAGGAAGAGGGCCTGGCCTACGCCCGCGACCGCAACGACGGCGGCGACGACCTGCCGTACTGGTTCGAGGGCGCGGCCTACCGGTTCACCGAGCCGCAGATGGACGAGCTCGAACGGGTGACGAACGAGCTGCACCAGATGGCCATGCACGCCACCCGGGTCATGTGTCACGACCACGAAACCCTGCGAAGGCTCGGCATTCCCGAGTACGCCTGGCCGCACCTGCGCAAGTCCGTCGAGAACGACTGGACGCTCTACGGCCGCTTCGACCTGCTCTGGGACGGCACCGGCGACCCGAAGATGCTGGAGTACAACGCGGACACCCCGGCAGCGCTGGTGGAGACCGCGGTGAGCCAGTGGAGCTGGCTGGAGTCCGTGCACCCCGACCGTGACCAGTGGAACATGCTGCACGAGCGACTGGTGCACACCTGGCGCAAGCGGCTGCGCGACAACGAGTTCGTGCATCTGGTGGCCGGGGTTTCGGAGCCACTGGAAGACTGGAACACGATCGCCTACGTGGCCGACACCGTGCGCGAGGCGGGCGGCCGGGCGGTCACGCTGCCCATCGACCAGCTCGGTGTCCGCAAGGGCGACAAGGGCTTCTACGGTCTCGAGAACGACCCGGTCGGAACATGCTTCGCGATGTACCCGTGGGAGTGGATGCTGGCCGAGGACTTCGGCCGCCGCGCCCTCGAGAGTGACGTCACCTGGCTGGAACCCGTCTACAAGGTGCTCACCGGCTCCAAGGCCGTGCTCGCCACCCTGTGGCAGCTCTACGAGGGCCACCCGAACCTGCTGCCGGCCTTCTGGTCGCCGGACGACCGGCTCGGCCGCGAGTACGTGGTCAAGCCGGTGCACGGCTGGGAGGGCGCGGGCGTCAAGGTGGTGCGCGACGGACGCGTGGTGGCGGGCGTCCCGGAGAAGCACACCGCCGGCCAGACCGCGATCTACCAGCGCTATCAGGAGGTTCCGCGGATCGGCGACAACCTGCCGGTGCTGGGGACGTGGGTGATCGGTGGCCACGCGGCCGGGCTGGGCATCCGGGAGACGGACGCGGGGCACCTGATCACGGACACCCAGGCCCGTTTCGTGCCCCACTTCATCGATGCCCCCCGCTCGGCCCAGGCGCAGGTGGACGCCTGGGTCAGCGAAAGCTGA
- a CDS encoding Ltp family lipoprotein, producing the protein MSSNQGRPQGPQDGSSQGPQHYYPQPPQKKKSWPRRHPILLTFLVLCVLGLGSCTALVAVVASDPQVQNAIEEVQASAEAQAEDNTNDNAKETEAEEVEDEGPKLTLAEENAVGKAQSYLDSGMGFSKKGLVEQLKYEGFDAADAKTAVDTLGSARLWNEQAAAKAQSYMDSQSFSASGLAEQLKYEGFTAKQVAYGVKSVGY; encoded by the coding sequence ATGAGCAGTAATCAGGGCCGGCCACAGGGACCGCAGGACGGCTCATCGCAGGGGCCCCAGCACTACTACCCCCAACCGCCGCAGAAGAAGAAGTCCTGGCCGCGCCGCCACCCGATTCTGCTCACTTTCCTGGTTCTTTGCGTTCTCGGCCTCGGTAGCTGCACGGCCCTTGTCGCCGTCGTCGCCTCAGACCCTCAGGTCCAGAACGCTATTGAAGAGGTTCAGGCCAGCGCCGAGGCGCAGGCCGAGGACAACACCAACGACAACGCCAAGGAGACCGAGGCCGAGGAAGTTGAGGACGAAGGCCCCAAGCTGACGCTCGCCGAGGAGAACGCGGTCGGCAAGGCGCAGAGCTATCTCGACTCCGGAATGGGCTTCTCGAAGAAGGGTCTCGTTGAGCAGCTGAAGTACGAGGGATTCGACGCCGCCGACGCGAAGACCGCCGTCGACACCCTGGGCAGCGCCCGCCTCTGGAACGAACAGGCCGCCGCGAAGGCACAGAGCTACATGGACAGTCAGTCGTTCTCCGCCAGCGGACTCGCTGAGCAACTCAAGTACGAGGGCTTCACCGCCAAGCAGGTGGCCTACGGCGTCAAGTCAGTGGGCTACTGA
- a CDS encoding NUDIX hydrolase: MSSRIDHYDDPTAPPANSLVPSANVIVVDDRGRVLVIHRTDNDNWAVPGGAMDLGESLVECAVRETFEETGVHCEITGLVGIFTDPKHLIEYTSDGEVRQEFSVLFTARAVGGEPTPSSESREVLWVGRDGLASLTMDRSMRFRLGRWLADEPQPYLG; encoded by the coding sequence GTGAGCTCACGCATCGATCACTACGACGACCCGACCGCGCCGCCGGCCAACAGTCTCGTGCCCTCGGCGAACGTCATTGTTGTTGACGACCGGGGGCGGGTGCTGGTCATCCATCGCACCGACAATGACAACTGGGCCGTGCCCGGTGGGGCCATGGACCTGGGGGAGTCGCTGGTCGAGTGCGCGGTGCGGGAGACGTTCGAGGAGACCGGTGTTCACTGTGAGATCACCGGTCTCGTCGGCATCTTCACTGACCCGAAGCATCTGATCGAGTACACGAGCGACGGGGAAGTGCGGCAAGAGTTCTCTGTGCTCTTTACCGCCCGGGCCGTCGGTGGGGAACCGACGCCGAGCTCCGAGTCCCGCGAGGTGCTCTGGGTGGGTCGGGACGGCTTGGCCTCACTCACCATGGACCGGTCGATGCGGTTCCGCCTCGGACGCTGGCTGGCCGACGAACCACAGCCCTACCTCGGCTGA
- a CDS encoding polyprenyl synthetase family protein yields MTAETRTPVTSVTASELLESARRKVEPALRQALERLPEAVRPVALYHYGWMDAQGRFCDEGRGKALRPALTLLAAQAVGPVAGPYKEQVLAAAVAVDLVHNFSLLHDDVMDGDVTRRHRATAWSVFGVGPAVLAGDALLTLALQTLAEVPQAAASVADTVQELILGQIQDLALERKEAVTLPECLAMAGAKTGALIGTSCGLGALAAGATAEQVRRLTAAGRDLGLAFQLTDDVLGIWGDPAVTGKPAGADLRARKKSLPVVKALTSDTPAGHELVRIYGSADDLGPADTSRAAVLVAEAGGRDWALSRAEELLNNVETLLTEGNFDAAGVQGLRSLAHRCVYRQS; encoded by the coding sequence ATGACTGCAGAGACCCGCACGCCCGTCACATCAGTCACGGCCTCCGAGCTTCTGGAGTCGGCCCGTCGCAAGGTCGAACCCGCGCTGCGGCAAGCCCTGGAGCGCCTGCCCGAGGCCGTCCGTCCGGTGGCCCTCTACCACTACGGCTGGATGGACGCCCAGGGTCGGTTCTGTGACGAGGGCCGCGGCAAGGCGTTGCGGCCCGCCCTGACCCTGCTGGCGGCGCAGGCCGTGGGGCCGGTGGCCGGCCCGTACAAGGAGCAGGTGCTGGCGGCGGCCGTGGCCGTCGACCTGGTGCACAACTTCTCCCTGCTCCACGACGACGTGATGGACGGCGACGTCACCCGCCGCCACCGCGCGACCGCCTGGAGCGTGTTCGGCGTGGGTCCGGCGGTGCTGGCCGGCGACGCCCTGCTGACCCTGGCCCTGCAGACGCTGGCAGAGGTGCCTCAGGCGGCGGCGTCCGTCGCCGACACGGTGCAGGAGCTGATCCTGGGGCAGATCCAAGACCTGGCGCTGGAGCGCAAGGAGGCAGTGACGCTTCCGGAGTGCCTGGCCATGGCCGGGGCCAAGACCGGCGCCCTGATCGGAACCAGTTGCGGCCTGGGCGCTCTCGCCGCGGGGGCAACCGCCGAGCAGGTGCGCCGGCTCACCGCGGCCGGGCGTGACCTGGGGCTGGCCTTCCAGCTCACCGACGATGTGCTCGGCATCTGGGGCGACCCCGCGGTCACGGGCAAGCCGGCCGGCGCCGATCTACGGGCCCGCAAGAAGTCCCTGCCGGTGGTCAAGGCCCTCACGTCCGACACTCCGGCCGGGCACGAGCTGGTCCGCATCTACGGCTCCGCCGACGACCTCGGCCCGGCCGACACCTCACGGGCAGCTGTGCTCGTGGCCGAGGCCGGTGGCCGCGACTGGGCCCTGAGCCGGGCCGAGGAGCTGCTGAATAATGTGGAGACCCTCCTGACCGAGGGCAATTTCGATGCCGCCGGGGTGCAAGGACTGCGCTCTCTGGCCCACCGGTGTGTGTACCGGCAGTCTTGA
- a CDS encoding family 2B encapsulin nanocompartment shell protein — translation MSLAPPEAGGPTSLGPPAARNLATTTKTRPHTTATTPRWLLSELPWKPLEAGTYRVNQRRRRPVRDRLVAFDRSGSQLRVLSHSLTGLLPLTGFTDDLGSLAALFEPVEVSAGTLLAEIGTPVDSLVLIAHGTVSRSVPGEFGDPSVIAILGAGEQFGAELLTQGDPRWAFSARAETSCQLLTVSAPRLRAFLDAETGLREHLSRPDSGGPVNKHGEAEIRLASGHTGEPVLPAGYVDYDPVPREYDLVLAQTRLRVHSRVADLFNQPMNQTHEQVRLVVQALKEQQEQDLLTHPDVGLLAHVDASQRVPSRGGPPTPADLDELLSRRRSTAFFLAHPRAIAAFRRRCTAAGIYPGQVRGHTAWRGVPILPSDKIPIGPGGSTSILALRTGEDSSGVVGLRPAQLPEELEPGLSLRLEGVDQAAVISYQVSSYAGVAVLVPDALGVLDFVEVGR, via the coding sequence GTGAGCCTCGCCCCACCGGAAGCGGGAGGCCCCACCAGCCTGGGTCCTCCCGCGGCCCGGAACCTGGCCACCACCACCAAGACGCGGCCGCACACCACGGCGACGACCCCGCGGTGGCTGCTGTCCGAGCTGCCGTGGAAACCGCTGGAGGCCGGCACGTACCGGGTCAACCAGCGGCGCCGTCGGCCCGTGCGCGACCGCCTGGTGGCCTTCGACCGGTCCGGTTCCCAGCTCCGGGTGCTCTCCCACAGCCTGACCGGGCTCCTGCCGCTCACCGGGTTCACCGATGATCTGGGTTCCCTGGCTGCTCTTTTCGAGCCGGTCGAGGTCAGTGCAGGCACGCTCCTGGCCGAGATCGGCACGCCGGTCGACTCCCTGGTCCTGATCGCCCACGGCACGGTGAGCCGCAGTGTGCCGGGTGAGTTCGGTGATCCGTCCGTCATCGCGATCCTCGGTGCCGGTGAGCAGTTCGGGGCCGAACTGCTCACACAGGGAGACCCGCGGTGGGCCTTCTCGGCCCGGGCCGAGACCAGTTGCCAACTGCTGACGGTGTCCGCACCGCGGCTGCGCGCGTTTCTGGACGCCGAGACCGGGTTGCGTGAGCATCTGTCCCGGCCGGATTCCGGCGGTCCGGTGAACAAGCACGGCGAGGCCGAGATCCGCCTGGCCTCCGGCCATACCGGCGAGCCGGTGCTCCCGGCCGGATACGTCGACTACGACCCGGTGCCCCGCGAATACGACCTGGTGCTCGCGCAGACCCGGCTACGGGTGCACTCCCGGGTGGCTGACCTGTTCAACCAGCCGATGAACCAGACGCACGAGCAGGTGCGGCTGGTGGTGCAGGCCCTGAAGGAGCAGCAGGAGCAAGACCTGCTGACGCATCCCGACGTCGGCCTGCTCGCACATGTGGATGCCAGCCAGCGGGTTCCGTCGCGAGGCGGCCCACCCACGCCGGCCGACCTCGACGAACTGCTCAGCCGGCGCCGCAGCACCGCTTTCTTCCTGGCCCACCCCCGGGCGATCGCGGCCTTCCGCCGCCGGTGCACGGCCGCGGGCATCTATCCGGGCCAGGTACGAGGGCACACCGCCTGGCGGGGCGTGCCCATCCTGCCGAGCGACAAGATCCCGATCGGTCCCGGCGGCTCGACGTCGATCCTGGCCCTGCGCACGGGTGAAGACAGCAGCGGCGTGGTCGGGCTGCGCCCGGCGCAGCTGCCGGAAGAACTGGAACCGGGCCTGAGCCTGCGCCTCGAGGGCGTCGACCAGGCCGCCGTGATCAGCTACCAGGTCAGTTCGTACGCCGGGGTGGCTGTGCTGGTGCCGGACGCACTCGGCGTCCTGGACTTCGTGGAGGTCGGACGATGA